Proteins encoded together in one Cyanobium sp. WAJ14-Wanaka window:
- a CDS encoding glutathione S-transferase, which translates to MKPILYSFRRCPYAIRARLALLVAGYVPGHNLEIREVSLKAKPPELLALSPKATVPVLQLWEPMGSPTGGQVLDQSLAIMHWALERGDPQRWLVGWSAADRATMAELIAENDGPFKHHLDRFKYPDRYPQEISAGEPGAAAQEHRAAGLRILRRWNRRLQPASRPGGWLLGDRPSLADMALLPFVRQFRLADTTGFDLEPQLEALQVWLASFLPGAELTTVLESPWAERTPWLSAAKAGPVGALAP; encoded by the coding sequence GTGAAGCCAATCCTGTACAGCTTCAGGCGGTGTCCCTATGCCATCCGCGCCCGCTTGGCCCTGCTGGTGGCTGGCTACGTACCCGGCCACAACCTTGAGATCCGGGAGGTGAGCCTGAAGGCCAAACCGCCCGAACTGCTGGCCCTCTCGCCCAAGGCCACCGTGCCGGTGCTGCAGCTTTGGGAGCCGATGGGCTCACCGACCGGTGGGCAGGTTCTCGATCAAAGCCTGGCGATCATGCACTGGGCCCTTGAACGGGGCGATCCCCAGCGCTGGCTGGTGGGCTGGAGCGCCGCCGATCGGGCCACGATGGCCGAGCTGATCGCCGAAAACGACGGCCCCTTTAAGCACCATCTCGATCGCTTCAAATATCCCGATCGCTATCCCCAGGAAATATCTGCAGGGGAGCCGGGCGCTGCAGCCCAGGAACATCGGGCTGCTGGTCTGCGGATTTTGCGGCGCTGGAACAGGCGGTTGCAACCAGCGTCTAGGCCCGGGGGCTGGTTGCTTGGGGATCGCCCCTCGTTGGCCGACATGGCCCTGCTGCCCTTTGTGCGCCAGTTCCGCTTGGCGGATACAACGGGCTTCGATCTGGAGCCGCAGCTGGAGGCTCTCCAGGTGTGGCTGGCCAGTTTTTTGCCCGGCGCCGAGCTGACGACGGTTCTCGAGAGCCCCTGGGCGGAGCGCACCCCATGGCTTTCAGCGGCTAAAGCTGGCCCCGTGGGAGCCCTGGCGCCATGA
- a CDS encoding carbohydrate porin, whose protein sequence is MQHPGPAASVAFATVALALMALPSAAQTATPLTPDWLQLGLNIQSDLLGNPAGGTTKASNWIQQTTFNASASSGFGKDPAIWQEADHWSANVELTLFNGTPGYGQRLGSAFPLTAIDHPTGLWLTGAQIERSAGTGSVDIKAGIFSINPGFAEAPVLNFYVNSVFNNTLNLNITNLPINPFATPGIELNWRPGSNSNGPIKDYGPYGELRYGAFWLDPQVAIASLFGVNPQQDKNTGHIQALQWSFDRLPGYQKFAQPIQLKAKAGDGKQGSAMEPQPVSRQLPKPLLQIGGAYEANTTSNLLTPGFFSSITLAAPLPLGIDNRFWFGISGAGDNADSPLGLFLSGGWLSQGVIPGRPLDVLALAIGQNNFNATAGTNLNPETSLELNYTATVNSSLSLQPFLQWIINPGGTSSTGNILALGLQVQLQF, encoded by the coding sequence ATGCAGCACCCCGGCCCTGCGGCATCGGTGGCCTTTGCCACAGTCGCGCTTGCCCTGATGGCGCTGCCGAGTGCTGCCCAAACAGCCACGCCCCTGACACCGGACTGGTTGCAGTTGGGGCTCAACATCCAAAGCGACCTGCTGGGCAATCCAGCGGGGGGCACAACCAAGGCCAGCAACTGGATTCAGCAAACCACCTTTAATGCCAGTGCCAGCAGTGGTTTTGGCAAGGATCCTGCCATTTGGCAAGAGGCAGACCACTGGAGTGCAAACGTCGAACTGACCCTGTTCAACGGCACCCCCGGCTACGGCCAGCGACTCGGTTCAGCCTTTCCCCTCACCGCCATTGACCACCCCACCGGCCTCTGGCTAACTGGCGCCCAAATCGAGCGCAGTGCGGGCACTGGTTCGGTGGATATCAAGGCGGGAATATTTTCGATTAACCCGGGCTTTGCGGAGGCACCCGTACTGAATTTCTACGTGAATTCGGTGTTCAACAACACCTTGAATCTCAATATCACCAACCTGCCGATCAACCCATTCGCCACTCCTGGAATTGAGCTGAACTGGCGGCCCGGCTCTAACAGCAACGGCCCCATTAAGGATTACGGGCCCTACGGCGAATTGCGTTACGGGGCCTTCTGGCTTGATCCCCAAGTTGCCATTGCCTCCCTATTTGGAGTCAATCCCCAACAAGATAAAAACACTGGCCATATTCAGGCCCTGCAGTGGAGCTTTGATCGCCTACCTGGCTACCAAAAGTTTGCCCAGCCAATTCAGCTAAAGGCAAAGGCTGGAGATGGCAAGCAGGGATCTGCAATGGAGCCCCAACCGGTCAGCCGCCAATTGCCCAAACCCCTGCTCCAAATTGGCGGTGCCTACGAAGCAAATACCACCAGCAACCTCTTAACTCCAGGTTTTTTTAGCAGTATCACCCTGGCCGCCCCCCTGCCCCTAGGCATAGACAACCGGTTTTGGTTTGGCATTAGTGGTGCCGGAGACAATGCCGATTCCCCCCTGGGACTATTCCTAAGTGGTGGCTGGTTGAGTCAGGGGGTTATTCCTGGTCGCCCCCTAGATGTACTGGCCCTCGCGATCGGCCAAAACAACTTCAACGCAACGGCGGGAACCAACCTGAACCCAGAAACCAGCCTGGAGCTCAACTACACCGCCACGGTCAACAGCAGCCTTTCGCTGCAACCATTTCTGCAGTGGATCATCAATCCAGGGGGCACATCCAGCACGGGCAACATCCTGGCCCTAGGCCTGCAGGTTCAGCTGCAGTTCTGA
- the lipA gene encoding lipoyl synthase: MSRYSSIPPQERLPAWLRRPIGAASSLAAVQEVVKQQRLHTICEEGRCPNRGECYAAGTATFLLGGPICTRSCAFCQVDKGEAPNPYDSQEAERVAEAVVALGLRYVVLTAVARDDLPDHGACLFTGAMAAIRRRNPLVAIEVLTPDFWGGFPLQSEAIAAQRQRLAAVLAAGPVCFNHNLETVKRLQGEVRRGATYQRSLELLAAAQELAPQIPSKSGLMLGLGETFEEVVEALGDLRKANCQRLTLGQYLRPSLAHIPVERYWRPEEFDGLAAIAKDLGFQQVRSGPLVRSSYHAEAS; encoded by the coding sequence ATGTCTCGCTACAGCTCAATTCCACCCCAGGAACGGCTACCGGCCTGGTTGCGTCGCCCGATTGGTGCGGCATCCAGCCTGGCGGCCGTGCAGGAAGTGGTGAAACAGCAAAGGCTGCACACCATCTGTGAGGAGGGCCGCTGCCCCAACCGCGGTGAGTGCTACGCGGCCGGCACCGCCACCTTCCTGCTCGGTGGACCGATCTGCACCCGCAGCTGCGCCTTTTGCCAAGTTGACAAAGGTGAAGCGCCCAACCCCTATGACAGCCAGGAAGCGGAGCGGGTGGCTGAGGCCGTGGTCGCCCTGGGGCTTCGCTATGTGGTGCTCACGGCCGTCGCCCGCGACGACCTGCCTGACCATGGAGCCTGCCTATTTACCGGGGCCATGGCCGCCATCCGCCGCCGCAATCCCCTAGTCGCCATTGAGGTGCTCACCCCAGATTTCTGGGGTGGCTTTCCATTGCAAAGCGAGGCAATTGCAGCCCAACGTCAACGCTTGGCGGCCGTTCTGGCGGCAGGGCCCGTCTGCTTCAACCACAACCTGGAAACCGTGAAACGGCTGCAGGGCGAAGTGCGGCGGGGAGCCACCTACCAGCGTTCCCTGGAGTTACTCGCCGCGGCCCAAGAACTTGCCCCCCAGATACCAAGCAAGTCGGGGTTAATGCTCGGCCTCGGCGAAACCTTTGAAGAGGTGGTGGAGGCCCTAGGGGATCTGCGCAAAGCGAATTGCCAGCGCCTCACCCTCGGGCAATACTTACGGCCTTCATTGGCCCACATTCCTGTTGAGCGCTACTGGAGACCGGAGGAATTCGATGGGCTCGCAGCCATCGCCAAGGACCTTGGTTTCCAGCAAGTCCGCAGTGGCCCCCTGGTCCGCAGCAGCTACCACGCTGAAGCCAGCTAG